The segment CACGGTATAGCGATGAAATCCGCCTGCGACATGGTCAAAGATGCCACCTAAAGCTAAATCTAAGCCGCGTTGAGTCACTGCTTCGCGCGCGTCATACCGATCGAAGTCGAACCGAACTGCGTGCAGGACTGCATCCGCATAAGGAATCATCGGAAATCTTGTACCAGGCATTTGTGCCGATAGAATCCCGGTACTATATTCCAACCCCAGTTTTAAGAGTTCGTCGCTTAAAGTCTGAGTGGGAAGCAGAACTGAGTTTTGGAGATTTGTGAGAATTTCTGATTTGACTCCATCGATCTTGGCACGATCGCTGTCATACAAGCGCCGCAACGTCTGCAAGATTTGCAAAAAACCAGGACGACCATATTTGGGATCGATTGGGAAATACGTTCCGCCATAGAACGGGACTAAATCGTCTGGAGTTAGAAAAATATTTAAGGGCCATCCTCCTTGTCCCGTAAGCATTTGCAGCGCTTGCATATAAATGCTGTCGAGATCTGGGCGTTCCTCGCGATCGACCTTGATCGGTAAGAAATTCTCATTTAGATAGTCAGCGATCGTCTCATCTGAAAACGCTTCACCTTCCATCACCGTACACCAGTGACAAGAAGAGTACCCGATCGAGAGGAAGATGATTTTGTTTTCTCGGCGTGCCGTCTCGATCGCATCTTCGCTCCAAGCCCACCAGTTGATCGGATTGTGAGCATGTTTGCGTAGATAAAGGCTTTGGGCATGGAGTAAGCGATTCGGCATAGAGCGGTGAAGAACACGATTTCAAAATTGTGCTTGAAATCCGCAAATTCTTCACCCCTCTGAGCTAATTTGAGCTTATTTTGCTTCTCCCCGCAAAATCGCATTGCCGTCTTTGAAGTCAATATCCTTGATATCCAGACCGCGCAGCTTCATCTCGATATTGAGTTGCTCCTGCACTTTGGCAGCAGGGACACCCAACCGATTGGCAACTTCTGCGATCGTAAAACTCATATTCCCAATCTGGATTTTTGCATTTTGATCAAACCGTAACTTGCCATTTTGCATTTCTGGTTTGCCTTCAACGCCGATGTAAACTTTGCGATCGCTCATCGGAATTTTTTGCGTAATTTCAGATAACAAGTTTTGCTGTTTTGATCCCAGTCCGCTATTTTTTAACTCCTGAACATCTACAACCGCTCCTGTTTTTAGCTTGTCATCTTTCAGCGAAGTATGAAATCCTTTCACAGAGTTTGGTAAGGGTTGACCGCCACTTTTTTCAGTGATCTTTGTTACCAAAAGATCATTCAATTCCTGAGAATTTAGGGCAACTTGTACATTTGGATTTGGGCTGAAAGGCTTGTCAGGCGAAGCATTAGCAACAATCTTTGTATCAGGAGAAACCCGATTGGGTTGTGGAATTGATTGAGCTTTCTCCTCAATCTTTTTTTCAATAGCTGCCCCAGACTTTTGAATTTGGGCATAAGTTTTGGGATTCTTTTCTCCCTGCGCATACCATTCGGGTAATTGTGTCAACTGTCTCCAGAAATAATAAATTCCTGACGCAGTTCCAAGCACAATTCCCGTCGTGATCAATAGAAATAAAACACCAGATTTCTTCACAGCTACCTCAAGTCAATCTTGTAGGATCTTCAGTCAATCTATTATGTAAATTCGAGTTAATCAATCACTTGTTTAGATACCGCACTGATACGACCTATGCAACACGATCGCGCTTAGGTCGCTAAAATATAGAAAATTCACTGGACTGGATTCATGATTCCTACCGTTATTGAAACCTCCGGACGCGGCGAACGCGCCTTTGATATCTACTCTCGACTCTTACGGGAGCGAATTGTGTTCCTCGGTAGCGCGATCGATTCCGATGTCGCCAATTTGGTCGTAGCTCAACTGCTGTTTCTCGAAGCCGAAGATCCCGAAAAAGATATCTATCTCTACATCAATTCTCCGGGTGGCTCGGTGTCAGCCGGGATGGGCATCTACGATACGATCAAGCAAATCGGCCCTGACGTTTCGACGATTTGTGTCGGGTTTGCCGCTTCAATGGGTGCATTTCTCCTGAGTGCTGGCACTAAGGGCAAACGGATGAGCCTGCCTCACTCGCGGATTATGATTCACCAACCGCTCGGTGGTGCTCAAGGACAAGCGACGGATATCGAAATTCAAGCGAAAGAAATTCTGTATCTCAAGAAGCGCTTGAATACGATTCTCGCGGATCACACAGGTCAACCGCTTGAGCGAATCGAACAGGATACAGAGCGCGACTTCTTTATGTCTGCCACAGAAGCGAAGGACTATGGATTGGTGGATCAAGTCATCGATCGTAAGCCTTCTGCTACTCGTCCCGCCGTTGTGAAATAGTTTGTCAATTTCACTCTGGTTTGATTCTGTCTCGCTGCGATTCCATCTCGCCCCGGATTTTCATTGACGGGTGGGATGGAATCCCAGCAAGAAGACCGAAATGATGAAGAATAAAGTGAGAAGGTAATTTGATTCACGCTTATTTGAAATTGCTATGACTCAAGTTGAAGGTGCTGTTTTTTACGATCGCTCATCCTGGGGACGCATCCAAGTCTCAGATGCTGATCGCCTCAATTTTCTCCACAATCAAAGCACCAATACATTTAATCTCAGAAAACCCGGCGAAGGTTGCGATACTGTCTTCGTCACTTCAACGGCTAGAACGATCGATCTCGCAACGGCGTACATTCTAGAAGATTCGGTGATTTTGCTCGTTTCACCTGGTTTGACTGAAAAGCTGATGAAGTTTCTCGATCGCTATATATTCTTCGCAGATAAAGTGAAACTTGCTGATATCACTGCCGAGACTCAAACAGTCTCAGTCTTGGGTTCAAAGAGCCATGACATTGTCAAAGAACTGGGTGCAGCCGAGTTGATCGCTCAGCCTTACGGAACGCACTGCCTTGTCGACGGAATTCGGATTGCGGTTGGTAGTGGACTTGCGACGGAAGGATATACCTTAATCAGCGATCGAGCAATTGATCTCACGTCAAAGCTCAAAGATTTGGGCGCAACTGAAATTGATGATCAAGCCTGGAATCAGCTACGAGTTGAACAAGGTCGTCCAATGCCGGGAACTGAATTGACCGATGATTACAATCCTTTAGAAGCCGGATTGTGGCATACGATTTCATGGAATAAAGGGTGCTATATCGGACAAGAAACAATTGCCCGTCTGGATGCCTATAACGGCGTGAAACAAAACCTCTGGGGCATCAAGCTCAATCAAGCGGTCGAACCTGGAACAGTTGTGTCGATCGCGGATGAAAAAGTTGGAAAAATTACCAGTGTTGTAGACTCGATTGGGCTTGCCTATATTCGCACCAAAGCAGGTGGAGCAGGATTACAGACTGATCTCGGTGAGATTGTTGCACTCCCGTATTTGACGCGTGAAAAACAGAATTGAGAGATAGGGAGAAATTTAAGCCTGGATTCTCCCGATTTCCCAACTGGCTACGGACACAAGACCCGGACGATAAACTCTTAGAAAGTGTTTTAAAGGTAATCTTTCAGACACATTCACCCGCCCCCGGACTGAAAGCCGGGGCTAGTTGAACGAAGTCCACTGAAGGGACTAAAATTCAATCAGAATGGGGTCTTCAGTCCTTTCCAAAGGACTTCGCACTGTTAGCCCCGAATTCATTCCGGGGTGAGATAGAACGCAGCGAGGAAACATTTGATACTTTTAAAACACCCTTTTAGGGTTTCTAAGCTTCCACCAGTTGATTCTCTTGTCTCAGACACGCCTCAATAAATGGATCAAGTTCTCCATTCATTACGTCTTGAACTGCGGTTGTCTCCACATTCGTTCTGAGATCTTTCACCATCTGATAGGGATGGAACACATAGTTGCGGATCTGCATTCCCCAAGCTGCCTCAACCATATCGCCTCGAATTTCCGCGATCTCTTTGGCGCGTTGTTCTTCTGCGATAATCAGCAATTTGGCTTTCAGGTAGGCGAGTGCTTTCTCTTTGTTTTGAAGCTGCGATCGC is part of the Leptolyngbya boryana PCC 6306 genome and harbors:
- the clpP gene encoding ATP-dependent Clp endopeptidase proteolytic subunit ClpP encodes the protein MIPTVIETSGRGERAFDIYSRLLRERIVFLGSAIDSDVANLVVAQLLFLEAEDPEKDIYLYINSPGGSVSAGMGIYDTIKQIGPDVSTICVGFAASMGAFLLSAGTKGKRMSLPHSRIMIHQPLGGAQGQATDIEIQAKEILYLKKRLNTILADHTGQPLERIEQDTERDFFMSATEAKDYGLVDQVIDRKPSATRPAVVK
- the ygfZ gene encoding CAF17-like 4Fe-4S cluster assembly/insertion protein YgfZ; the encoded protein is MTQVEGAVFYDRSSWGRIQVSDADRLNFLHNQSTNTFNLRKPGEGCDTVFVTSTARTIDLATAYILEDSVILLVSPGLTEKLMKFLDRYIFFADKVKLADITAETQTVSVLGSKSHDIVKELGAAELIAQPYGTHCLVDGIRIAVGSGLATEGYTLISDRAIDLTSKLKDLGATEIDDQAWNQLRVEQGRPMPGTELTDDYNPLEAGLWHTISWNKGCYIGQETIARLDAYNGVKQNLWGIKLNQAVEPGTVVSIADEKVGKITSVVDSIGLAYIRTKAGGAGLQTDLGEIVALPYLTREKQN